Proteins co-encoded in one Anaerolineales bacterium genomic window:
- the rpsI gene encoding 30S ribosomal protein S9 produces MTGKFYEGVGRRKTSSARVRISSGTGSFIVNDKGLREYFPRGGDAEAILAPLNAVGMEGKLDVTVKVKGGGITGQATAVSNGVARALLGLDPEFRGALRGGGFLTRDARAKERKKPGLKRARKAPTYTKR; encoded by the coding sequence ATGACAGGCAAGTTCTACGAAGGGGTTGGCCGGCGCAAGACCAGTTCTGCCCGGGTGCGGATCTCGTCGGGGACCGGCAGCTTCATCGTCAACGACAAGGGGTTGCGTGAGTACTTCCCGCGTGGCGGAGACGCCGAAGCCATCCTGGCTCCGCTGAATGCCGTCGGGATGGAGGGCAAGCTCGACGTCACCGTCAAGGTGAAGGGCGGCGGGATCACCGGCCAGGCGACGGCGGTCTCCAATGGCGTCGCCCGGGCCCTGCTCGGCCTGGACCCCGAGTTCCGCGGCGCGCTGCGTGGCGGTGGATTCCTGACGCGAGACGCACGTGCCAAGGAGCGCAAGAAGCCCGGTCTGAAGCGAGCCCGCAAAGCGCCGACGTACACCAAGCGCTAG
- the rplM gene encoding 50S ribosomal protein L13, with protein sequence MQKTYYPKPSELEHQWYLIDAAGQNLGRMSTRIARLLSGKDKPIFTPGVHTGDYVIIVNAEKVAVTGKRLDQKVYYRHSQYPGGLKKITLRAQLEKHPERVLQAAVRGMLPKNRMSRQLLSHLHVYAGPSHPHAAQQPKPLALGLEGRDRR encoded by the coding sequence GTGCAGAAGACCTATTATCCGAAACCGAGCGAGCTGGAGCACCAGTGGTACCTTATTGACGCCGCAGGCCAGAACCTTGGCCGCATGTCGACCAGGATTGCCCGGCTGCTCTCCGGGAAGGACAAGCCGATCTTCACACCCGGTGTGCATACCGGTGACTACGTGATCATCGTCAACGCCGAGAAGGTTGCTGTCACCGGAAAGCGGCTGGATCAGAAGGTCTACTACCGGCATTCGCAATATCCTGGTGGGCTGAAGAAGATCACACTTCGAGCGCAACTCGAAAAGCACCCGGAGCGTGTGCTCCAGGCCGCAGTGCGTGGTATGCTCCCGAAGAACCGGATGAGCCGGCAACTTCTATCGCATCTGCACGTGTATGCCGGCCCGTCTCACCCGCATGCGGCGCAGCAGCCGAAACCGCTGGCCTTGGGCCTCGAAGGAAGGGATCGCAGATGA
- the mazG gene encoding nucleoside triphosphate pyrophosphohydrolase: protein MPTLHIVGLGPGSPALLTEQAKLILGSASEVLLRTMHPAVEAIPPSVPVRTFDPLYETADSFERVYEQIVEEVVARSQARVGCVYAVPGDPSMGEATVAELLRRAARGDLTVHVVHGISFLGPCLAALGIDGLDGLFVADALELARLHHPPFPPDRNALVGQLYSRLVASDVKLTLMNAYPEGHPVALVDAAGTSEARVQRMPLHAIDRSEAIGPLTALFVPALAPGHSLEAFQETVAHLRAPEGCPWDREQTHATLRPHLLEEAYEALQAIDTGDVPALREELGDLLLQIVLQAQIAVEDAEFSLGDVIHGIENKIRRRHPHVFGDLQLEEVDQVLRNWEALKASEREEAGLGRGLLEGVPAGLPALAQAAEIQARVARVGFDWPQADGARRKILEELDEISQAGSERTAEEVGDLLFSVVNYARRLDVDAETALRTAIGRFRQRFARVEALAHQAGREVSGMSLAEIDALWEKAKAEGL from the coding sequence TTGCCCACTCTGCACATTGTCGGCCTGGGCCCTGGCTCGCCAGCCCTGCTCACCGAGCAGGCGAAACTGATCCTCGGGTCCGCCTCGGAAGTCTTGCTGCGCACGATGCATCCGGCTGTCGAGGCTATTCCCCCTTCGGTCCCCGTCCGGACGTTTGATCCCTTGTATGAGACCGCCGATTCCTTCGAGCGGGTGTACGAGCAGATCGTCGAGGAGGTCGTGGCGCGCAGCCAGGCCAGGGTGGGCTGCGTGTACGCCGTGCCAGGGGATCCCAGTATGGGCGAGGCAACGGTCGCCGAGCTTCTGCGGCGCGCCGCTCGGGGGGATCTGACTGTGCATGTAGTGCACGGCATCAGCTTCCTGGGGCCTTGCCTGGCGGCCCTCGGCATCGACGGCCTCGACGGATTGTTCGTGGCCGACGCCCTGGAACTGGCCAGGCTGCACCACCCGCCGTTTCCCCCGGACCGCAATGCCCTGGTGGGCCAGCTATACTCGCGGCTGGTGGCCTCCGATGTCAAGCTGACGCTGATGAACGCCTATCCTGAGGGACACCCCGTGGCCCTGGTGGATGCCGCCGGAACGTCGGAGGCGCGGGTCCAGCGGATGCCGCTGCATGCGATCGATCGATCGGAGGCAATCGGCCCGCTTACCGCCCTTTTCGTTCCGGCCCTGGCCCCGGGGCATTCCCTCGAGGCCTTCCAGGAAACCGTTGCCCACTTGCGCGCCCCAGAGGGCTGCCCGTGGGACCGTGAACAAACCCATGCCACCCTCCGGCCACACCTGTTGGAGGAAGCCTACGAAGCGCTGCAGGCGATTGACACGGGGGACGTGCCGGCACTCCGAGAGGAACTGGGCGACTTGCTGCTTCAGATCGTGCTTCAAGCGCAGATCGCCGTTGAGGACGCCGAGTTCAGCCTGGGGGATGTCATCCACGGGATTGAGAACAAGATCCGCCGGCGCCATCCTCACGTCTTCGGCGATCTACAGCTGGAGGAGGTCGACCAGGTGCTGCGCAACTGGGAGGCGCTGAAGGCGTCGGAGCGGGAGGAGGCCGGGCTGGGCAGGGGCTTGCTCGAGGGCGTCCCCGCTGGGCTGCCGGCGCTGGCGCAGGCGGCCGAGATCCAGGCCCGCGTGGCCCGAGTCGGATTCGATTGGCCGCAGGCCGACGGAGCGCGGCGGAAGATCCTGGAGGAGCTGGACGAGATCTCGCAGGCGGGTTCGGAACGGACGGCCGAGGAGGTCGGGGACCTGCTATTCTCGGTCGTCAACTACGCCCGCCGGCTGGATGTGGACGCCGAGACCGCCTTGCGAACGGCCATCGGCCGGTTCCGTCAGCGGTTCGCCAGGGTCGAAGCCCTGGCGCATCAGGCGGGCAGGGAGGTCTCGGGCATGTCCCTGGCAGAGATCGACGCCCTGTGGGAGAAGGCGAAAGCCGAGGGGTTGTAG
- a CDS encoding DNA-directed RNA polymerase subunit alpha, protein MAITTTMVMPKIEREAVARNYGKFVISPLESGYGITLGSALRRVLLSSLEGAAITSIRITDVAHEFSDVPGVREDVLQVILNIKQLRLILHEGESSRLRLEVKGEGTVTAADVYTPAEVEIVNPELYLFTVDDPKAHLEIEMTVQRGRGYSPSDERGRLPIGELPTDAIFSPVRRVQHEVGRARVGQDTSYDSLVIEIWTDGTIKPEEALSRSAQVLIAHLRDIAGVTEDSLQALAAQAEAPKLPNEMYETPIENLDLSVRVFNSLKRTGITTVGEVLEMLEKGPEAMLSIRNFGDKSLDELKAQLRVKGFLEAEPEAAPMELE, encoded by the coding sequence GTGGCAATAACGACAACCATGGTCATGCCCAAGATCGAGCGCGAAGCTGTAGCCCGGAATTACGGGAAATTCGTTATCAGCCCGCTGGAGAGCGGATACGGGATCACCCTCGGCAGCGCGCTGCGCCGGGTGCTCCTTTCCTCCCTCGAAGGCGCGGCCATCACGTCAATCCGGATCACTGACGTGGCGCACGAATTCTCCGATGTTCCCGGCGTGCGCGAGGACGTCCTGCAGGTCATCCTCAATATCAAGCAGCTGCGCCTGATCCTGCATGAGGGGGAGAGCTCCCGCCTGAGGCTGGAAGTCAAAGGTGAGGGCACGGTGACCGCGGCCGATGTCTACACGCCGGCCGAGGTCGAGATCGTCAACCCTGAGCTGTACCTCTTCACCGTTGACGACCCCAAGGCGCATCTCGAGATCGAGATGACGGTCCAGCGCGGCCGAGGCTACTCGCCCTCGGACGAGCGCGGGCGACTGCCCATCGGGGAACTTCCGACCGACGCCATCTTCTCACCGGTGCGTCGCGTGCAGCACGAGGTGGGGAGGGCGCGAGTCGGCCAGGACACATCCTACGACAGCCTGGTGATCGAGATCTGGACAGACGGCACGATCAAGCCTGAGGAGGCCCTCAGCCGCAGCGCGCAGGTCCTGATCGCCCACCTGCGCGACATCGCCGGAGTGACCGAAGATAGCCTTCAGGCGCTGGCGGCACAGGCGGAAGCGCCCAAGCTTCCGAATGAAATGTACGAGACCCCGATCGAGAACCTCGACCTGTCGGTGCGTGTCTTCAACTCGCTCAAGCGAACCGGGATCACGACCGTAGGTGAGGTGCTCGAGATGTTGGAGAAGGGACCGGAAGCGATGCTTTCGATCCGCAACTTCGGGGACAAGAGCCTGGATGAGTTGAAGGCCCAGCTGCGGGTCAAGGGGTTCCTCGAGGCAGAGCCCGAGGCCGCCCCGATGGAACTGGAGTAG
- the pckA gene encoding phosphoenolpyruvate carboxykinase (ATP), with protein MANAIGFPSAHGLEHHGLRNLDTVYWTLPSPALVERIVRRREGLLAHLGPVVVRTGHHTGRSPNDKFIVQDGTVDSEIWWGPINRPMDEARFERLALRLTAYFQGREVYVQDVVAGAHPEHQVPVRVITETAWHSLFARNIFLRLPIERLSSHVPRFTIVDAPRFHAIPEEDGTNSEVFIVINFERGLILVGGSSYAGEIKKAVFTVMNYLLPKQGVLSMHCSANIGAAGDVALFFGLSGTGKTTLSSDPDRRLIGDDEHGWGEDGVFNIEGGCYAKTVRLNPVLEPLIWEATRRFATVLENAAIRTDTRRVDFDDISLTENTRAAYPLGFIDNHEPSGRGGHPKNIFFLTADAFGVLPPLARLTPDQAMYYFLSGYTSKLAGTEKGLGSEPQATFSACFGAPFLPLPPSAYGRLLGEKLGQHRAIVWLINTGWTGGAFGSGERIQLGFTRAMIRAALSGSLEGAAYRTDPNFGLAVPEHCRDVPDEILEPGRTWADEKAYDHQAQVLAGRFAANFKQFAGEVSPAVAQAGPRPNRG; from the coding sequence ATGGCAAACGCGATCGGATTCCCCAGTGCGCACGGGCTGGAGCATCATGGCCTGCGTAACCTGGACACCGTCTACTGGACCCTGCCATCGCCGGCGCTGGTTGAGCGAATCGTTCGGCGGCGCGAGGGGCTGCTGGCGCATCTGGGCCCGGTGGTCGTGCGCACAGGCCATCACACCGGCCGCTCGCCCAATGACAAGTTCATTGTCCAGGATGGGACGGTCGACTCTGAGATCTGGTGGGGGCCCATCAATCGCCCGATGGACGAAGCGCGCTTCGAACGCCTGGCGTTGCGGTTGACGGCCTACTTCCAGGGCAGGGAGGTCTACGTGCAGGATGTGGTAGCCGGCGCTCACCCGGAGCATCAGGTCCCGGTGCGGGTGATCACCGAAACCGCTTGGCACAGCCTGTTCGCGCGCAACATATTCTTGCGCCTGCCGATCGAGCGCCTGTCCAGTCACGTCCCTCGTTTCACCATCGTGGACGCGCCCCGGTTTCATGCCATCCCCGAAGAAGACGGCACCAACTCCGAGGTTTTCATCGTCATCAACTTCGAGCGCGGCTTGATCCTGGTCGGCGGAAGCAGCTACGCCGGCGAGATCAAGAAGGCAGTCTTCACCGTGATGAACTACCTGCTGCCCAAGCAGGGCGTGCTCTCGATGCACTGCTCGGCGAACATCGGCGCCGCCGGCGATGTGGCCCTGTTCTTCGGCCTCTCCGGCACCGGTAAGACCACGCTGTCCTCCGATCCCGATCGCCGCCTGATCGGTGATGACGAACACGGCTGGGGGGAGGATGGTGTCTTCAACATCGAGGGCGGCTGTTATGCCAAGACCGTTCGCCTCAACCCGGTCCTCGAGCCATTGATCTGGGAGGCAACCCGCCGGTTCGCCACCGTCCTGGAAAACGCCGCCATCCGTACCGACACCCGGCGGGTGGATTTCGATGACATCAGTCTGACGGAGAACACGCGGGCGGCCTATCCCCTGGGGTTCATCGACAATCACGAGCCCTCCGGCCGGGGAGGCCATCCGAAGAACATCTTCTTCCTGACCGCCGATGCCTTCGGTGTGCTCCCTCCGTTGGCCAGGCTGACCCCCGACCAAGCGATGTACTACTTTCTTTCCGGCTACACCTCCAAGTTGGCTGGCACGGAGAAGGGCTTGGGAAGCGAGCCGCAGGCCACCTTCTCGGCCTGTTTCGGGGCACCGTTCCTTCCGTTGCCGCCCTCCGCCTACGGCCGACTGCTCGGCGAGAAGCTCGGACAGCACAGGGCGATCGTGTGGCTGATCAACACGGGTTGGACCGGCGGCGCATTCGGCAGCGGCGAGCGCATCCAGCTGGGCTTCACCCGGGCGATGATTCGAGCCGCCCTGAGTGGATCATTGGAGGGTGCAGCCTATCGTACGGATCCCAACTTTGGGCTGGCCGTCCCCGAGCACTGCCGGGATGTGCCGGACGAGATTCTGGAGCCTGGCCGCACGTGGGCGGACGAGAAGGCGTATGACCATCAGGCGCAGGTGCTGGCCGGCCGGTTCGCCGCCAACTTCAAGCAGTTCGCCGGCGAGGTCTCTCCGGCGGTGGCGCAGGCCGGACCGCGGCCGAACCGCGGCTGA
- the rpsD gene encoding 30S ribosomal protein S4 produces MAKNIDPVCKLCRREGQKLFLKGQRCFTPKCAFERRGFPPGEHGRDAQFKRRRVSDYSRQLREKQKARRVYGVTEKQFRRYYRAALQRRGVTGENLLEMLERRLDNVVYRLGLAESRPQARLLVTHGHFNVNLRRTDVPSMIVRPGDVVEVREGSRSRTYFKGLTTTAETRTVPRWLERDLKTLSGKVLQAPERSDVDASLHEQLIIEFYSR; encoded by the coding sequence ATGGCAAAGAATATTGATCCAGTCTGCAAGCTGTGCCGGCGAGAGGGCCAGAAGCTGTTTCTCAAGGGCCAGCGTTGCTTCACCCCCAAGTGCGCTTTCGAACGCCGCGGGTTTCCACCGGGCGAGCACGGCAGGGATGCGCAGTTCAAGCGCCGCCGGGTGTCGGACTACAGCCGGCAGTTGCGGGAGAAGCAGAAGGCGCGCCGCGTCTACGGCGTCACCGAGAAGCAGTTCCGCCGCTACTACCGGGCTGCGCTTCAGCGCCGCGGCGTGACGGGCGAGAACCTGCTGGAGATGCTGGAGCGGCGCCTCGACAACGTGGTCTATCGCCTTGGGTTGGCCGAGAGTCGGCCGCAAGCCCGCCTGCTCGTGACGCACGGTCACTTCAATGTCAACCTTCGCCGAACGGACGTGCCGTCGATGATCGTCAGGCCGGGGGATGTGGTCGAAGTCCGCGAAGGGTCGCGTTCACGCACCTATTTCAAGGGATTGACGACCACTGCCGAAACGCGCACCGTGCCCCGTTGGCTGGAGCGCGATCTGAAGACCCTCAGCGGCAAGGTCCTGCAGGCGCCGGAACGCAGCGATGTCGATGCCAGCCTGCACGAACAGCTGATCATCGAGTTCTACTCTCGCTAG
- the truA gene encoding tRNA pseudouridine(38-40) synthase TruA: MPVGPTAAPELHRARSRRSSWQEGQASTSECPPKATYKSIVAYDGTGFAGFQRLGEGQRTVQAVLEAALHSLGWQEPRLLAAGRTDRGAHARGQVIAFRLTWRHAPEALTAALNAALPGDVAIRETQPVPDSFHPRFGALSRRYSYAVFFDRLPDPLRQGHAWRVWPPPDPEPLAEAARRLRGIRDFGAFGRPPISHGHTVRTVLSCDWDIGPQAGRFEIEADAFLQHMVRRLAAATMAIGQGRASLEKLQASLDNQDCPWPGKLAPACGLCLEAVRYPVTMPATKQEM, encoded by the coding sequence GTGCCCGTGGGGCCCACGGCAGCGCCGGAACTCCACCGGGCGCGCAGCCGTAGGAGCTCCTGGCAAGAAGGACAGGCGAGCACCTCAGAGTGCCCGCCGAAGGCAACTTACAAATCCATCGTCGCTTATGACGGTACCGGCTTCGCCGGGTTCCAGCGCCTGGGGGAGGGCCAACGCACCGTTCAGGCGGTGCTCGAAGCCGCCCTGCACTCCCTGGGGTGGCAGGAGCCTCGCCTGTTGGCCGCCGGGCGCACCGATCGCGGGGCACACGCCCGCGGACAAGTGATCGCCTTCCGGCTGACGTGGCGCCACGCGCCTGAGGCGTTGACGGCGGCCCTGAATGCCGCCCTGCCAGGGGACGTGGCGATCCGGGAAACCCAGCCGGTCCCCGACAGCTTTCACCCGCGGTTTGGGGCGCTCAGCCGCCGGTACTCGTACGCGGTGTTCTTCGACCGGCTGCCGGATCCGCTGCGCCAGGGCCATGCCTGGCGGGTGTGGCCGCCGCCTGATCCGGAACCGTTGGCCGAAGCCGCCCGTCGCTTGCGTGGAATTCGCGACTTCGGGGCGTTCGGGCGGCCGCCGATAAGCCATGGGCACACGGTCCGGACTGTCTTGAGTTGCGACTGGGACATCGGCCCGCAGGCAGGCCGGTTCGAGATCGAGGCCGACGCCTTCCTGCAGCATATGGTCCGGCGGCTGGCGGCGGCGACGATGGCGATCGGCCAGGGGCGGGCGAGCCTGGAGAAGCTGCAGGCGAGCCTGGACAACCAGGATTGTCCCTGGCCGGGGAAGCTGGCGCCGGCCTGCGGGTTGTGCCTGGAGGCTGTCAGGTATCCGGTGACGATGCCGGCGACGAAGCAAGAGATGTGA
- the rplQ gene encoding 50S ribosomal protein L17, which produces MRHQVAGYRLGRTAGQRTALRRSLITEFFRNERMRTTRAKAAAIRGSAEHLITLAKRGNAAGESKMVHARRLAAGRLNDPAVVRKLFDEIAPRYANRPGGYTRVIKLGERAGDAAQIVLLELVEE; this is translated from the coding sequence ATGAGGCATCAAGTCGCAGGGTATCGGCTGGGGCGGACGGCCGGCCAGCGGACTGCGCTCCGGCGCAGCCTGATCACCGAATTCTTCCGCAACGAGCGCATGCGTACCACGCGGGCCAAGGCTGCCGCCATCCGCGGCTCGGCCGAGCACTTGATCACCCTCGCCAAGCGCGGCAACGCCGCCGGCGAGTCCAAGATGGTTCATGCCCGGCGGTTGGCGGCCGGCAGGCTCAATGACCCGGCCGTGGTCCGCAAGCTCTTTGATGAGATCGCTCCTCGCTACGCCAATCGGCCCGGCGGCTACACCCGGGTGATCAAGCTTGGCGAGCGAGCCGGAGATGCGGCGCAGATCGTGTTGCTCGAGTTGGTCGAGGAGTAG